Proteins encoded by one window of Arachis ipaensis cultivar K30076 chromosome B04, Araip1.1, whole genome shotgun sequence:
- the LOC110271514 gene encoding calcium-dependent protein kinase 10-like yields the protein MLLCSPKITLRRRLVKTNETEQGVALAILRAVIDFKREPWPQISDSAKSLVRQMLEPDPKKRLTAEQVLKHSWLQNAKKALNVPLGDIVRTRLKQFSVMNRFKKRVLRVIAEHLSVEEGLVPLPGLNNESWCQGLDGLASRSAEYYKQGARFAKW from the exons ATGTTGTTATGCTCACCGAAGATAACTTTGAGAAGGAGGTTGGTCAAGACAAATG AGACCGAACAAGGGGTTGCATTAGCAATTTTGAGGGCAGTGATTGACTTCAAGAGGGAGCCATGGCCGCAGATATCAGATAGTGCTAAGAGCCTCGTGAGGCAGATGCTGGAGCCTGATCCTAAGAAGCGGTTGACAGCAGAGCAGGTTCTTA AACATTCCTGGCTACAGAATGCAAAGAAAGCTTTAAATGTTCCGTTAGGAGATATTGTGAGGACAAGGCTTAAGCAGTTCTCTGTGATGAATAGATTTAAAAAGAGAGTTCTTCGG GTGATTGCTGAACATTTATCTGTTGAAGAG GGCTTGGTCCCACTACCAGGATTAAACAATGAATCTTGGTGCCAAGGGCTAGATGGATTGGCTTCAAGATCTGCTGAATACTACAAGCAAGGTGCTCGATTTGCCAAGTGGTAA
- the LOC110270670 gene encoding probable LRR receptor-like serine/threonine-protein kinase At2g23950: protein MVLLFEIFWYRHKRQHQAILFIGEYKEEGIVSLGNLKTFTFRELQQATDSFSSKNILGARGFGNVHREKFAGDGSMVAVKRLKDVTGSSGESLFRTELEMISLAVHRNLLRLIEYCATPNEKLLVYPYMSNGSVGIQA from the exons ATGGTTTTGCTCTTTGAGATCTTTTGGTATAGACATAAACGACAGCACCAGGCCATCCTGTTTATTGGTG AATATAAGGAAGAGGGAATTGTCAGCTTGGGAAATCTCAAGACTTTCACGTTCAGAGAGCTCCAACAGGCAACAGATAGTTTCAGTTCCAAGAACATACTTGGGGCTAGAGGTTTTGGCAATGTTCATAGGGAAAAATTTGCTGGTGACGGCTCTATGGTGGCAGTGAAAAGACTGAAGGATGTCACTGGAAGTTCTGGTGAATCACTGTTTCGAACAGAATTGGAGATGATCAGTTTGGCAGTTCATCGCAATTTACTTCGCTTAATTGAATATTGTGCTACTCCTAATGAAAAGCTTCTGGTTTATCCTTATATGTCTAATGGCAGTGTGGGCATCCAGGCTTAG